The Apibacter raozihei DNA segment TAGGTAAATTTTGGATATTTACATCAAGATTGTTATCTCCTCTAAAATCTTGTGTATGAACTACGGAACCATTCATGTTATATAATTGAACAGAACCTTCTGAAACCTTAGTCATTTTAATTTTAAAAACACCTGTAGTAGGATTAGGAGTAACTAAAATTTCTTCTTCAGATTGCTGAACAATCGGAGTTGTAATTTCAGGCTCATCAGTTCCTAGTGAAGATTCTTGTTTAGTAATAGATTGTTGAGTAAATCTTATTTCATCTTTAGCGCATCTTACTGGTAGTGCAGTTCTTGGTCTGACAAGATTGGAAGGGTTTATTCCGTCTTTTCCGGTACCAAAAGCCATAGCTAGTGGTCTTAGATTGCTCTGGCTGCTACCGTACATAGTTGCAGACCAATTTTGACCATATATTAACAATCCGTCCAAGTAAAAAGGTCTGGTTTCTTCAATTCCTCTACCTCCATCAGAAGGAAAATGTCCTAAATTATATTTAGCTGATGTGAGCATAACCCCTATAGTTCCTAATTTATTAGACATGGATTTTCCGGATAAAGCCTCTAAGGAAGTCGTTTGTGAAGGGGTCTCAAAATTCCATGAACCGCTCCATTTCCATGAACCCATTCCCTCTTTGTACCAAGGGGAACCAGAAGTTCCTGCATTTGCAAAATCCGGTACTCTCCATCCTTCTGGACATGGATCGAAAGGAGATTTTTTTTCAGCATGTCCCCACATGTTTTGGTATACGTCTGGTAACCAACCTCTATCTGTTCCTCGATAAATATGAGATAAAGGATTTCTTGTTGCTTGAAGAAGTACATTTTCTAACTTTTTTTCTGTAGAAAGAAGAATGTATTGTTTTTCATAATCATCTATTCGTTCTATTTTACTATTGAATTGTTGCTTACCACTGTTATTTGAACCTAAATATATATTATCATGATATCCCCAATAACCTTGATCGAATAATATAAATACGGGCATCGGATCTTTTCTTCCCCATTGAAAAAGTAAACCTCTTGTATTTTCAAAAGCATTTGATTTGTCAGAAGATAAATCGTAATCTATAGCACCTAAATTTCTGTCCATAAAAGTCGTTGTTAAAGGTACTGACCCGCTAGATGTATTAAAAGCAAGATAGTTTTCATTTTTTTTAGAATATCTTTCCTGATTGCTGTAAGTAGCTGTATTAGTTGTAGGATCGGAATTGGATACCCATATATGCCAGCTCCAAAGAATAGGATCTTCAGAGTTTCCTTTACTTCCAGAGTGTAAGGATACTACAGCATTTCCTGATTTGTTGGGATTAACTTTTACTACAATATTTCCATTTTCATTATTACCACTAAGGGTCACTTTCTCGATTAATTCAACATCAGTACTCCAATAAATGTTTGTTGATAGTTTTCCTTCCGGCCATTGTTGTTCGGTTAAATATTGATTGTATACTGCAAAAGCTTTATTTACAGGAATATTAATTTGTTGTGCATTGCTACTTTTAACCAATAAATAACTGTTAGGATTTTCCAATCCTGTTGTGTAGGTTCTGCCTTCTTCCATTATATATTGTGTTGTAAAACTTGAAACAGGAGTATCTTCTTTCACACATCGTATTGCATTTAATGTTGAAGTTTGACCAGAATCAAAGTCTCTTGTGTAAACAGAATAAGAACCATTTTGATTATCTTGTAAGAAGTCAGCAACCAAATGTAAAAGCGATGCTGTTCCCCATTCATTTAAAGTACCGCTCCATAAGTATGCTTCAGATCCTTCATCCTGAAATACTAATTTATTGCTGTAAATTGTGAAATGTCCAGTAGTTGGTATCTGTCCTAAATTATATCCTTTAGTACTGCTAAAGTCAAATCCTAGTCCCGGATAAATTTTAACACCAGAATACTTCTGTTGATTTACCAATCCTTCTTTTGAATTATTGAAGGTAACTTGTGGAGTAGAGCCAGATTTTCCCCATGGAGATGAGTCGTATTGATCTGTAAATTGATGAGCGTAAGTAGGAACTCTCCATCCTGAGGGGCAAGGATCATAAGGCGATTTTTGCTTTTGTGTATAAACTTTATAATTTAATCTCTTTCCGTCCGTATTATCAGACCATAAGTTTAATACTTTATTGTTTTTTCTGTAATATTCAGATAGACTATTGGTTACCCAGGAAACTGAGTCTGGAACGTAATTTACGGTTTGGCCTGATGAATTTTTAATCGTTACTAAATCACTTTTGAGTGGAGTTAAAATTGTAAATGGATTTTTAATGCTCTCTTGAATATTAGCATTGATTTCCTTGTAGGGTCTATCCTTTTCAATTTTATTCATGTAATCCATATTTGATATTCTTCCGTAAGGTAAAGAGTTTATTGTAGGAGCTGATCCGTCTTTATATACAAAAGAAGGAAACGGATCTTTTCTGCCCCACTGATACATTAATCCTCCGGAACGATTCCAGTCATTACCCACAAAAGCATTGGAAACAGCACCTAAATTTCTGTCCATAAAATTTGAAACTAAATGCTCTTTGCTTCCTGGATTATTATCATAAGTAATTCCTTTGGTAGGATCATCGGTCACCCAGATATGCCAGCTCCAATAAACAGGATCTTTAGCAGGGGTTCCTGAATCACCTATATGTAAAGCAATAACGGCATTACCTTTTCCTTTAATATTATTAATAATAACTTTTATTTTTGAATCTTTACCATTTTGGTCAATGGTTGTAGAACGTATTAAACCTTCCACATCTTCCCAATATATAGAAGCTGAAAGTTTTCCTTGTGGCAAAGGCTTTTGTAAGTATTCATTATTTTTCCACATTGCAAAAGCCTTTGCCACAGGGATTTCCAATCCTCCGTATGAATTATTTCTAGCAATATCTACATCATAGATATAACTATTGGGTGCATTAAGTTCTAAAAGTTCTGATTCGTCAAGTTTTTGAGTGTTAATATTACTATTTTTTTCAATTGATTGTCCTAAACTAAAAGTAGAACTTACCAAAAAGCAAAGAAACAGTAAATAATAATTTTTTTTCATAAAATGAGATTTGATTTTGTTTGAATATTTATTTTTTAGTGTTTTTTTTGAAAAAAAATGTTAAGGCTTGCTTACGATATAGCTTATCTATCAATAAAATATAGAGGTAAGATTTTTTAGTGGTTAGTTAGTAGGGCATCTAATAAATAATCATGATTTGCTTTGTTTTTTACAACCAGGCAATTAAGATTTTTAAAGAGGTAAATCTTAAATGAAAATTTTTAGTTTCTATATAGTTTTTTAGTCAAATTTTTATTTTAAATTAATTATAAAGTTTTTTGTTGTGTAATTATTCAATAAGTAAGGAACAAATTCAGTAGTAGTTAAAAAGAATGTAAATTATATAATCAGCAGAAGTATGTATATAATTTATAAGTTTAAATAGTGTTAAAATTATTTGTCTTTTAATATCAAAATGTTTCTTGTAATTTTATGTTGACATTAAAAAACAGGCAAATTTAATAATAATTATAATACAAATGGTAAAAAATGTGTATATTTTTTTTGTTAAATAATAATTATTGTCTGCAACTCGCTGTAGAAAAGAGAAAAAAGATCTTTATATCATAAATATTTTACCTTAAATTCAGGTAAAGTAATGAAGAATTAATAAAAAACAGACTTTTTCTGGATAAAAAAGGTAGCAAAATTCTATCTTATTAACGTTTTTTTAATAAAATTTTTTATTTTTTAACTAATTATTTTTTGATTGATTATTAAATTTAGATTGTTAAAACTTTTATTTCTTGAAAAAAAGATCTAAAAAATTATTTCTATATATGTTTCCAATTGAAATTTCATAAGATTGGATATGTACATCATTGCTGTCAAATGAATCAATATGATGAGTATTTATAATATAGGATTTGTTAATCCTGAAAAATATATTTTTAGGAAGATATGCGTGAATATTTTTCAAATTCATTTTGGTTATTATACGTTGTTTGTCAGTTTGTATAATTACGTAATCTTTCAGTCCTTCAATAAAAAGAATTTCTTCAAAATTTATCTTAAAATATCTACGTTCAGATTTTACAAAAATATATTTTTCATTTATAGTGGCAAGTTGTTCTTTTTCTGCGCTTTTAAGAAGTTTATTATATGAAGTTGCTTTATTTACTGCTTTAAAAAAACGATTCTCATCAATAGGTTTTAATAGATAATCTATTGCATCAACTTCATAACTTTCACAGGCATATTCAGTGTAGGCAGTAGTGAAAATAATAAGAGTATTTTTTGATATGGATTTTGCAAATTCAATTCCGCTGGTACCAGGCATGCGAATATCAAGAAAAATTAAATCAACATTATTTAATATTAAAAAATTTTGCGCAGAATCAGCATTATTAAACGACCCTAATAATTTAAGAGATGTTTTTTCAACCATGAGCTGAATTCCTTCACGAGCAAGTGGTTCATCATCTACGATTATACAATTCATTAGAAATAGTTAAGTTTACAATGTACAGGTCCGATTTATTCTCCATATATAGTATATGCTTGTCAGGATACAATAATTCCAGTCTTCTTTTAATATTTAGTAATCCTAAACCTCCGTTTAAATAGTTTTTTCTTTTTTCAGGCTGAGAATTAATACATGAAAATATAAGTGTATTTTCTGAAATCTCAAAATTTATATGGATAAAAGTACTTTTTTCACTATCAATATTGTGCTTTACAGCATTTTCTACAAAAGGAATGAAAAGTAAGGGAGGAATTGTAATGAAGTTGTTTCCCTTTACAGATAAAGAAAATTCAAAATAATCACGACGTATCTTTTCCAGATTTAAAAAATCAGTAAGAAATTGAATATCCTCATTTAGAGAAATAACATGCTTAGAGCTATTATGAATTTGATATTTTAATAAATCGCTCAGTTTATGTAGGACAATAGATGCCTCCTTAGGATTTTTTTTTGTTAGTACGTTCACATTGTTTAACATATTAAATAAAAAGTGAGGATTAATCTGATTTTTTAATTGCTCTATTTCAGATTGTGAATTTATATTTTTTAATTCTTGAATTCTTTGTTCATTAAATATCCATTGTTGAAACAATAAAAATGTGGATGAGGAGACACATCCAAATCCTAATATAATTAAAGCAGAAAAAATATTGATTAGAGATGTACTATATAAGTAAGTTTTACGATCAATGGAATCTAACAAATTAACAAAATATTGACTTATTATAATTAAAGTAAATGCAAAAAATATGGATATTAGTAATAAACTGAAATATCTTGTAAGTTTATTCTTTAATAAATATTTGGGAGCTAAGTAATATAAATTAAAAAGAATAAGAAATAAGGTAATAAAAATAAAGGAAATGAAAATACACCATTGACCTATAAAACCATCATATAAACCATTAAAAGCTATTTCTGCAGATATAATTAGTATAATTAGTAAAAACAGAATATTTCTTTCTAAGATAAATTTTTTATCTGTAAAAAAAATGAAAATAGGATTTGTTTGATTTTGTTTATAATTCATATGCGTATATCTAATCGCAATCCATATTCGTTTTTATTATTTTCTGATTTTAACTCATATTCATCATGGGTATAAAGCAAATCCAGTCTTTGTTTTACTATATCTAAATTCCATTTTATATTTAAATTTGGCGTTTGTTTATATTTACATATAAATGAAAGCATAGTTTCCTCTTTTTTCAATAGTATGTATATACTGGTAATTTTCCTCTTTTGAATTTCTTTAATATATTCTTCCAACAAAGAGATATACAATAGAGGAGGAACCATGAAAAACAAATTTTCAGTAGATTCTATTTTAAAATGAAATTCTTTATATAATAATTTTATAAGTGTTAAAAAATCACTGAGAAATTGTATTTCAGATGATAAAGGTACTTTTTCTTTAGAACCTTCATAAAGCTGATATCTAAGTAATTTGCTGAGTTTTAAAACAATTTCTGAAGTTTCTGAAGGATTTTTGATTGCGAGTAAACTAGCTTGATCCAATATTTCAAATAAAAAATCCGGATTAATACTTCCTTTAAGTTGTTCTAATTCTTTTTTTAATTGTATTTGTTCAAGATTATAAACCTTTTTTGTATTAATAAACCAGTTTTTTAACAATGCAGTAATTGGTAAACTGGAAAAACAAACAAAAAGGATTAAAAAATTAAATGATAACCGAATAATCGGAAATCTGGCTGTATTTAATGAAAAGCTTTTTAAAGGAATGTGATATATATTTAAAATTATATATTCAAAAAGTAAAATAATCAATGTTAATAAGATAGAACCACCCAATAAAAAAATAATAGATGTAGTGTATTTTTTTTTAATTAAGTATTTAGGTATCATACTATAAAGTATGGAATAAGCAAAAAGAAGATACATAAGGGTAAATCCTGTTCCCCATGCAATTAATAGAGAAATAGAAGGATGGTACATAGCAAGATCATCCTGAAAAGCAAATAGGGCCGCGTTAAATGCAATAATAAAAAAGAATAAAATAAGCAACAAATATCTGAGAATCTTGTAACTAGGTTCTAAAAGTATATTTTTCAAAAAATTACTTAAAAGAATGGGGGACATTTGTTGCTGATTTATAAATTTGTAGCTAACAAAAATAATGTAATTTTTAAATTAAAAATCTATTTTATAACTGATATTCATTGCTGAAATGTTATTTTTTATCAGCTTTATAGTATTTTCCTTATAGTTGAATTGATATCCGATAAAATCGTTGTCACGTGTGGTATTAATAGATTTTATAGCAAATTCATGACTTACTTTTGGTCGGTTAATTCTGTATTTAATTGTAAAATTAGTTAAAAACATAGAAGGTTGTTGTTTTTCAAATGCCCGGGTCTCATCATATTGTATTTCCTTATCCGGATGTAGCAGGGTCGCTTGTTCATCAATAGGAGAATAGCGTAAACCTCCTTGCAAAGTAAGTTTTACATTTACTCCTAATACATTTTGTTTATTACGTCCAACCATCCATTCCTTACCTCCTAATACATTGAAAATGTAATTCCGATTAAATCGGGTATTATACCACTTTCCATTCCCCCCTTTATATTTTGAATCAAATATAGAACCTGTAAACATATAATAGTATCCTTTATCCAGATAACGTTCTATAGTAATGTCTATGCCTAGATTTCTACCTTTCCCTTTATTTACCAGTGCATCCTCTACATACAGCAGATTTCGGTTTATCACAGAATAAGAACTATCAGCAATTACAGGGACATTATATAGATGTTGAAAATACGGCTCTATACGTAGAGATAGATTTTTAGATAATTTCTGATGATAAGAAATAAGGAAATGGTGAGCTTTGGTGAAGTCTAAATTTTTATTGACCAGATTGTCTCGGGTTTTAGAAGTTTTCGTAAAATATACGTCCATTTTTTCCATACGGCTATGTAGGCCATACGCAAAAGTTAAGTCATGTGAATTATCAGGAAGCCATTTAATGCTGGCTCTGGGTTCAATAGTCCAATAATTGTTAAGTGTAAGGAGTTGTGTATTAATACCTAATGAGGTAATTATGTTATCACTTAAGTTTATATATGAGTTGCTATATCCGGAAAAAAGAGTAGTAGAGCCACTTCCGTTGGAAATAGTTTTCATAGGCTGCGTTTCAAAAGGGCTTACTCTGTAATTCATATCATAGAATAAATTGAGGATAGAAATACCAGTTTTGTTACTATGTTTTGGCGAAAATTTTTGAGTAAGTGATGTAGATAAAGAGATGTTGTTGTTACTACTTTTTAAATCAAGATAAGGACTATATTGAATATCATAGCCTAAAACATTTTGTTGTGTTGTATACTCAGAAGTGGTGAATCCTGCAAAACTTTCCAATAAAGATTTTTCAGAAATATTATATTTATAAGTTATACCTAAAGCACCCATATATTGTTTTAAATCACTGGTAAAACGATCTCCGTTGTTTTCCCATTTTTCTTTATTTTCCTCTGCATTTTCCTTATATTTATCTATAGAACCAATTCCCCAAAATGAAAATGTTCCTGATTTTTTGGTTGGAAAATTTAATTTAAAAGACAAATCCTGAAAATTTAAGCCTTTGATAATGGAATGCCTGTAGTTGGCAATATAAGAAGATCCGGTAGATTTGCTTACAGGTCCTTCTGAGGATAAATTAATACCTGTAACACCTATTTCCGCAGTATGTTCATATTTACGATTGTTTCCTTTTTTTAAATTCATATCAAATATTCCAGAT contains these protein-coding regions:
- a CDS encoding sensor histidine kinase encodes the protein MSPILLSNFLKNILLEPSYKILRYLLLILFFFIIAFNAALFAFQDDLAMYHPSISLLIAWGTGFTLMYLLFAYSILYSMIPKYLIKKKYTTSIIFLLGGSILLTLIILLFEYIILNIYHIPLKSFSLNTARFPIIRLSFNFLILFVCFSSLPITALLKNWFINTKKVYNLEQIQLKKELEQLKGSINPDFLFEILDQASLLAIKNPSETSEIVLKLSKLLRYQLYEGSKEKVPLSSEIQFLSDFLTLIKLLYKEFHFKIESTENLFFMVPPLLYISLLEEYIKEIQKRKITSIYILLKKEETMLSFICKYKQTPNLNIKWNLDIVKQRLDLLYTHDEYELKSENNKNEYGLRLDIRI
- a CDS encoding TonB-dependent receptor; the protein is MKSLLTLLFLFFSIYLSAQENLPKQTLRGIIMDETLETTIPNAKIIIDTYPERNVLSNESGEFHFFNIPVGRYTLRVFHNKYEPATIAEIQVTSSKETYLEILLRENFVEKEIEEIVINAEIKKDKILNKMALAGGRMFSTEEANRYAGGFDDPARLASAFAGVAGGVSSNGISIHGNAPHLLQWRLEGIEIPNPNHFADLSTVGGGTFFSISSFILGNSDFLTGAFPAEYNNAISGIFDMNLKKGNNRKYEHTAEIGVTGINLSSEGPVSKSTGSSYIANYRHSIIKGLNFQDLSFKLNFPTKKSGTFSFWGIGSIDKYKENAEENKEKWENNGDRFTSDLKQYMGALGITYKYNISEKSLLESFAGFTTSEYTTQQNVLGYDIQYSPYLDLKSSNNNISLSTSLTQKFSPKHSNKTGISILNLFYDMNYRVSPFETQPMKTISNGSGSTTLFSGYSNSYINLSDNIITSLGINTQLLTLNNYWTIEPRASIKWLPDNSHDLTFAYGLHSRMEKMDVYFTKTSKTRDNLVNKNLDFTKAHHFLISYHQKLSKNLSLRIEPYFQHLYNVPVIADSSYSVINRNLLYVEDALVNKGKGRNLGIDITIERYLDKGYYYMFTGSIFDSKYKGGNGKWYNTRFNRNYIFNVLGGKEWMVGRNKQNVLGVNVKLTLQGGLRYSPIDEQATLLHPDKEIQYDETRAFEKQQPSMFLTNFTIKYRINRPKVSHEFAIKSINTTRDNDFIGYQFNYKENTIKLIKNNISAMNISYKIDF
- a CDS encoding T9SS type A sorting domain-containing protein, with protein sequence MKKNYYLLFLCFLVSSTFSLGQSIEKNSNINTQKLDESELLELNAPNSYIYDVDIARNNSYGGLEIPVAKAFAMWKNNEYLQKPLPQGKLSASIYWEDVEGLIRSTTIDQNGKDSKIKVIINNIKGKGNAVIALHIGDSGTPAKDPVYWSWHIWVTDDPTKGITYDNNPGSKEHLVSNFMDRNLGAVSNAFVGNDWNRSGGLMYQWGRKDPFPSFVYKDGSAPTINSLPYGRISNMDYMNKIEKDRPYKEINANIQESIKNPFTILTPLKSDLVTIKNSSGQTVNYVPDSVSWVTNSLSEYYRKNNKVLNLWSDNTDGKRLNYKVYTQKQKSPYDPCPSGWRVPTYAHQFTDQYDSSPWGKSGSTPQVTFNNSKEGLVNQQKYSGVKIYPGLGFDFSSTKGYNLGQIPTTGHFTIYSNKLVFQDEGSEAYLWSGTLNEWGTASLLHLVADFLQDNQNGSYSVYTRDFDSGQTSTLNAIRCVKEDTPVSSFTTQYIMEEGRTYTTGLENPNSYLLVKSSNAQQINIPVNKAFAVYNQYLTEQQWPEGKLSTNIYWSTDVELIEKVTLSGNNENGNIVVKVNPNKSGNAVVSLHSGSKGNSEDPILWSWHIWVSNSDPTTNTATYSNQERYSKKNENYLAFNTSSGSVPLTTTFMDRNLGAIDYDLSSDKSNAFENTRGLLFQWGRKDPMPVFILFDQGYWGYHDNIYLGSNNSGKQQFNSKIERIDDYEKQYILLSTEKKLENVLLQATRNPLSHIYRGTDRGWLPDVYQNMWGHAEKKSPFDPCPEGWRVPDFANAGTSGSPWYKEGMGSWKWSGSWNFETPSQTTSLEALSGKSMSNKLGTIGVMLTSAKYNLGHFPSDGGRGIEETRPFYLDGLLIYGQNWSATMYGSSQSNLRPLAMAFGTGKDGINPSNLVRPRTALPVRCAKDEIRFTQQSITKQESSLGTDEPEITTPIVQQSEEEILVTPNPTTGVFKIKMTKVSEGSVQLYNMNGSVVHTQDFRGDNNLDVNIQNLPTGVYIAQVKLQGKTMSRKIIKNQ
- a CDS encoding LytR/AlgR family response regulator transcription factor, giving the protein MNCIIVDDEPLAREGIQLMVEKTSLKLLGSFNNADSAQNFLILNNVDLIFLDIRMPGTSGIEFAKSISKNTLIIFTTAYTEYACESYEVDAIDYLLKPIDENRFFKAVNKATSYNKLLKSAEKEQLATINEKYIFVKSERRYFKINFEEILFIEGLKDYVIIQTDKQRIITKMNLKNIHAYLPKNIFFRINKSYIINTHHIDSFDSNDVHIQSYEISIGNIYRNNFLDLFFKK
- a CDS encoding sensor histidine kinase; this translates as MNYKQNQTNPIFIFFTDKKFILERNILFLLIILIISAEIAFNGLYDGFIGQWCIFISFIFITLFLILFNLYYLAPKYLLKNKLTRYFSLLLISIFFAFTLIIISQYFVNLLDSIDRKTYLYSTSLINIFSALIILGFGCVSSSTFLLFQQWIFNEQRIQELKNINSQSEIEQLKNQINPHFLFNMLNNVNVLTKKNPKEASIVLHKLSDLLKYQIHNSSKHVISLNEDIQFLTDFLNLEKIRRDYFEFSLSVKGNNFITIPPLLFIPFVENAVKHNIDSEKSTFIHINFEISENTLIFSCINSQPEKRKNYLNGGLGLLNIKRRLELLYPDKHILYMENKSDLYIVNLTISNELYNRR